The Ruania halotolerans genome contains the following window.
AGCACACCATGTCGATGATGACGTCCTTGTTGAACTCCTGCCGATAGTCGAAAGCCAGTTCGGCCACGCGGGCCACTGCCTCCGGATCGTCCCCGTTCACGTGGAAGATCGGCACCTGAAGGCCCTTGGCCACATCGGTGGAGTAGAGCGTGGACCGCGAGGCCGAGGCTCCGGTGGTGAAGCCCACCTGGTTGTTGATGAGCACGTGCACCGTCCCGCCGGTGCGGTAGCCACGAAGCTGGGAGAGTTGCAAGGTCTCGGTCACCACACCCTGGCCCGCGAAGGCGGCGTCGCCGTGGATCAGCAACGGGAGCACGGAGAACCCGGCCCCGCCCAGGTCGATGCGGTCCTGCTTGGCTCGCGCCACCCCCTCAAGCACACCGTTCACGGCTTCCAGGTGCGAGGGGTTCGCAGCGAGGTACACCTTCGTGGTGGACCCGGTGGAGGCGGTGAAGGTGCCTTCGGTGCCCAGGTGGTACTTCACATCACCGGAGCCCTGGACGGTGCGTGGATCCTGGTTGCCTTCGAACTCGGCGAAGATCTGCGCGTAGGACTTCCCGGCGATGTTCGCGAGGACGTTCAGGCGGCCGCGGTGCGGCATCCCGATGCTCACCTCGTCCAAGGACTCTTCGGCTGCGCGTTCAAGCACCCGGTCCAACAACGGGATCAGTGATTCGCCACCTTCCAGGCTGAACCGCTTCTGCCCCACGAACTTCGTCTGCAGGAACGTCTCGAACGCTTCGGCGGCGTTCAGGGTGCGAAGGATCCGCTTCTGCTCCTCCACATCCGGCTTTGCCCAGCCGGACTCCAGCCGCTGCTGGAACCAGCGTCGCTGTGCACCATCATGCAGGTGCATGTATTCGGCGCCGATGGTGCGGCAATAGGAGTTGCGCAGCAATCCGAGGATGTCGCGCAGCAACATCTTGGACTTGCCACCGAAGCCGCCGGTAGGGAAGGTACGGTCCAGGTCCCACAACGTGAGCTGATGGTTCTGCACGTCCAGGTCGGGGTGCTTGCGTTGCCGGTATGCGAGCGGGTCGGTATCGGCCAGCAGGTGGCCGCGCGAGCGGTAGGCGTGAATCAACTCGGCAATCCGTGCCGGCTTGCCGAGGTCGTCCTCGCTGTCGGAGTAGACATCGGTGGTCCACCGGACCGGCTCATACGGCACCCGCAGGGCTGCGAACACCCGATCGTAGAAGCCGTCCTCACCGATCAACTTGCTGTGCACGATCCGGAGGAAGTCACCCGACTGGGCGCCCTGGATGATCCGGTGATCGTAGGTGGAGGTCAGCGTGAGGATCTTCGAGATTCCCAGCTTGGAGAGAGTCTCGGCAGCGGCGCCCTGATACTCGGCCGGGTAGTTCATCGCCCCGACACCGATGATGGTGCCCTGGCCCTCCATCAGGCGAGGTACCGAGTGGACCGTGCCGATCGTGCCCGGGTTGGTCAACGTGATCGTGGTCCCGGTGAAGTCGTCCACGGTGAGCTTGTTGTTGCGCGCCTTGCCCACCACCTCCTCGTACCCTCGCCAGAATTCCGCGAAGTCCATCGACTCCGCACCCTTGATCGAGGGCACCAGCAGTTGCCGGGTGCCATCCGGCTTGGCCAGGTCGATCGCGAGACCAAAGTTCACATGGGCGGGTCGCACCTGCCCGGGCTTGCCGTCAACCTCGCGGTAGCCGGCATTCATCTCGGGCATGTCGCCAAGGGCTTCCACCACGGCGAAGCCGATCAGGTGGGTGAAGGACACTTTGCCCCCGCGGCTACGGCGCAGGTGGTTGTTCAGCACGATCCGGTTGTCGACCATGAGCTTCGCGGGCACTGTACGCACGCTGGTCGCCGTCGGAACACCGAGGCTGGCCTCCATGTTGGTGACGACGCGAGCGGCTGGTCCGCGCAACTTCACCACTTCGTCATCGCCCCCGGCGTCACGGGGGCCACCCCCGGTGATCGAGCGCGTGTACGCGGCCGTCGGAGCCTCTGCTGTGGCCATCGGGGGCTCAGGCGGCACATCGCCCTGCACGTTCAGCGACGGCGGCGTGGTGTCATTCGCCTGCGCGGTGGTCGCCGGGGCAGGCTCGACGGGCTTGGCCGGCACAACGGCCGGTCGGCTCGGCGGCGTCGCCTTCGGTGCGGTCGGGGCCTCGATCGCTGGAGTCCGGGGCGCCTGGCTGCCGCTCGGTGCGGCTCGCTTCGCCTGTTCTGCCTGTGCCTCGGGCGTGACGGGCGTCGACTCGACCGGCTGCGACGGTGGCGCAGGTGATGCAGTCGAATCGGTGCTCTCACCGTAGGAGTCAGGACTCACCTCGCGCGGTGAGTACGACTCGAAGAAGTCCCACCAGGCAGGATCCACCTGCGATTTGTCCTCGCGGTACTGGGCGTACATCTCCTCGATGAGCCACTCGTTCCCGCCGAAGGTCGCCGATGCTGACGTGTCGTCGTGGGGTGCCTGCTGGGACACTCGGGGATCGCCCTCTTTCACCATGGTGCGCGTATGGATGTGTGAGGTCCAGCCTAGGTGACACACGCGGTGCTTGGCGCATCTTGGCGGCCGTGATTCCGCGATTCGGTCGGGGTTGGGTCCTCGCAGGGGGGCGGATCAAAGAGGGGGTCAACACCCGGTCAGGGCGACCCTCACGCATCCCCTTGGGACGGTCTGGCCGCATCGCGCACAGAGCCGGCGCCAGGAAGCGTCACTCGGATCATCGCGCCCGAGCCGTGGGGCGGGTCGGCCACCGCGATCGTGCCGCCGTGCAGAGTCACCGCCCACCGGGCAATTGCGAGCCCCAGTCCGGTGCCGCCGGTACTTTGCCCGCCGCGCTGACCTGGGGCGTTCCCCCGTTCGAAACGTTCGAACACCTTCTGACGATCCGCCACCGGAATACCGGGTCCCTCGTCGAGTACCTCGATCACCACGGTCGATCGGCTCGGTTCGGCTCGGCCGGTGAGCCAGATCGTGCCGCCGCGCGGGGAATGCCGGGAAGCGTTCTGCAGGAGATTGGAGATCACCTGGCGCAACCGTTCCTCGTCAGCACGAAGATGCAGACCCTCCGGAGTGGTGCTGACCTCCCAGTTCAAGTCACGGCCAGTCTCGTCGGCGGCGTGCCGCGCTTGGGTGACGACGTCCCTGAGGAATGGTCCGACGGCGACATCGGCGAGGTCGAGGTCCGCGGCGCCGGCCTCGAGCCGGGAGAGGTCGAGAAGGTAGCTGATCAGCCGGGACAAGCGCTCCACCTGAGTCAGCGCCGCCTCCAGCTCCTTCGGATCGGGATCGACCACGCCGTCTGCCAGGTTCTCCAGTTGCGCGCGCAGGGCGGCCACCGGTGTGCGCAACTCGTGCGAGACGTTGGCCACCATCTCCCGTCGTTGGGTGTCCAGTGTGTCCAGGTCCTGCGCCATGGAGTTGAAGGCTGCCGCCAGCTGCCCCACCTCGTCCTGACTGTCCGTATGCACCTGCTGGCTGTAGTCCCCGCGCGCCATCGCACCCGCGGCGGCGGTCATCTCCCGCAGTGGCCGAGTCATCCCCCGAGCGAGGATCTGGGTGAGGACGAGCGAGCACACGAGCGCCACCGGGAACGTGCGGAGCACGCCGAAGTCGAATCTGTCACCGATCCAGGTCACCAGGGTGAACAGGGCCACCGTGGCTCCGATGATCACGATGAGCTTCATCTTGATCGAGCGCACCGGGTCCAGCGGCCGGAAATCGCCGTAGAGCCCGTCGATCCGATCGCGCCAGTTGACGGCGGTGCGTGCGTGACGCAGGTGGCGCCGGCTCCTCATCGGATCACCTCGATGACGCTCACGATCGGGGATCGGCGCTCAGTGCGCACCGGGTTCAGGATTGGGCTCAAGTGCGTAGCCCACGCCGTGCACCGTGCGGATCAGGTCAGAGCCGAGCTTGCGTCGAAGCGCCTTCACGTGCGAATCGACCGTCCGGGTCCCCGAGGCGTCGGCCCAGTCCCACACCTCGGCGAGCAAGCGCTCACGCGAGAGCACGGTCTTCGGGCTCTGGGCGAGGCAGACCAGGAGGTCGAACTCGGTGGGCGTCAGGTGGGCCTCGTCGTCGGCCCGGCTCACACGGCGAGCCGCCCGATCGATCACGAGGTCACCGAGGGTCAGCGGTGTGCTTCCCGATTCTGTCACCGGTGCCTGCCGGGCGCGCTCCACGCGGCGCAGCAGCACCTTCAGTCGAGCGAGAAGTTCGCGCATGGAGAACGGCTTGGTCATGTAGTCGTCCGCGCCCACGCCGAGTCCGATGATCATGTCGGTCTCGTCGTCGCGCGCGGTCAACATCAGGATCGGCGGTGCCGCTGTACCTGCTCCGGCATGGGCTGCCTGAATCCGCCGGCACACTTCCAAACCATCGATCCCGGGCAACATCACATCGAGCACGATGAGGTCCGGATGCAGTGCCTCGGCGGCTCGCACCCCGTCGAGGCCGTCTGAAGCGGTGTGCGGCACCCAGCCCTCGGCCTCGAGTCGGCGGGCGATCTGCGTGGCGATCTCCGGTTCGTCCTCCACGACGAGGACGACGGTCGATGCAGATCCTGGTGCTGCGGCAGGCATGACGACACTGTCCCACATCCCGGCCGGGAGGGCGGGTTCCGATCGGCGCGCAACACGCCGAGGTGGGGCTGCTCACGTTGGTGGACTGTGCGCACCAGTTCCGTTACGCTTTTGTGATCCGGTGAGTTGTGCCATTCAGCAGCAACGGTCGAACTACACTGGAGCGAATCATCCCACCACGTCACAGCATCGGTGTGTCGCGTCCTCTCCGCGATGCGCCGACCGTCATGTCCGTCCCCTGCCCGGAGGTTGTGTGAGTTCGCAGCGTATGTCGACCGCTGACGCACTCCCGACCCGGCGCCAACTGCGGGAGGCCGCTCGCCGCGGTGACGTCACTGGCGGTGGACCGCCGGCCTCCGGACGGGTCGAAGCAGCGCCAGCGAAGACGCCCCGCCCGCTCACCCGCCGGGAGTTGCGGGCACGCGAGCGGGCTCGGATGACGGCAGAGGCTGATGGCAGCCCGGTCGCCGGCGTTCGGCCGGCGAAGGTTGCCGAGGAGTCCAACGACGCGCCTGGCCGATTGATCGCCGCCCTGGCGTTGCCGGCCTCGGACGGACCGGCAGCGGATATGCGTGCCGAGTTGCCCGCAGCCCCGCCCGCCACTGCGGAGCTGACCGCTGCACCGGAACACGACGCCGGACCAGCGGCCATCGCCGCTGCCTCCACAGAGCCGGTCGTTGACGCCACTGCCACTGCCACTGCCACTGCCACGCCGTCGGCGGTTGCGGACGTGCCGGCAACTCCGGCCCCGTCCACGGCGAAGGCGCGTGTCGCGGCGTTGCCCACGAGAGCTGTGCGGTCGGCGCGGTCGAACCATCGCTGGCTCCCGCGACTTGCCGTGCTGGGCGCGCTCGGCGCGCTGACCACGGTGATTCCGCTGACCGGAGCCGCGCAGCCGACGTCCTCCACTGACCTGGCGACTGGCCATCCGGTGGCCGAGTCGAGCGCGTTCGACGTGCTCGCGTCCGGCGGTAGCCCTGTGTCAACCGACGCCTCCGCCGCGCTGGCCGCCGACCCGCTCGCGTCGCTGCGTTCGCTCGCCTCGGCGAGCCGGAGTACTGCTGATCGCGCACCCACCTCCTGTGGATCGAGCCCGGTCGAGGCCAACGGTGTGCTGGCCTCGGAGGTCGAAGCCACCGCTCCGGACATCGTGCAGCCGTTGGCTGAAGGCGCGTACAACCTCACCTCTCGCTACGGCTACCGCGTGCACCCCATCTTCGGCTCCCGCAGCATGCACACCGGACTGGACATGTCCGCTGCTGCGGGCACGCCGATCCACGCCGTCGCCGAGGGCACGGTCACCTACGCGGGCACGGGCAAGGACGGGCGCAGCAGCATGCTCGTCATCGTCGAGCACGAGGTGAATGGTGAACGTTTCTGGA
Protein-coding sequences here:
- a CDS encoding peptidoglycan DD-metalloendopeptidase family protein, whose protein sequence is MSSQRMSTADALPTRRQLREAARRGDVTGGGPPASGRVEAAPAKTPRPLTRRELRARERARMTAEADGSPVAGVRPAKVAEESNDAPGRLIAALALPASDGPAADMRAELPAAPPATAELTAAPEHDAGPAAIAAASTEPVVDATATATATATPSAVADVPATPAPSTAKARVAALPTRAVRSARSNHRWLPRLAVLGALGALTTVIPLTGAAQPTSSTDLATGHPVAESSAFDVLASGGSPVSTDASAALAADPLASLRSLASASRSTADRAPTSCGSSPVEANGVLASEVEATAPDIVQPLAEGAYNLTSRYGYRVHPIFGSRSMHTGLDMSAAAGTPIHAVAEGTVTYAGTGKDGRSSMLVIVEHEVNGERFWTWYVHMYPNGVYVQAGQKVTAGEVIGAVGSYGNSTGPHLHLEVHVDEALTTVDPQTWLAEHAAVPLTSETLQCTQG
- a CDS encoding multifunctional oxoglutarate decarboxylase/oxoglutarate dehydrogenase thiamine pyrophosphate-binding subunit/dihydrolipoyllysine-residue succinyltransferase subunit, which codes for MVKEGDPRVSQQAPHDDTSASATFGGNEWLIEEMYAQYREDKSQVDPAWWDFFESYSPREVSPDSYGESTDSTASPAPPSQPVESTPVTPEAQAEQAKRAAPSGSQAPRTPAIEAPTAPKATPPSRPAVVPAKPVEPAPATTAQANDTTPPSLNVQGDVPPEPPMATAEAPTAAYTRSITGGGPRDAGGDDEVVKLRGPAARVVTNMEASLGVPTATSVRTVPAKLMVDNRIVLNNHLRRSRGGKVSFTHLIGFAVVEALGDMPEMNAGYREVDGKPGQVRPAHVNFGLAIDLAKPDGTRQLLVPSIKGAESMDFAEFWRGYEEVVGKARNNKLTVDDFTGTTITLTNPGTIGTVHSVPRLMEGQGTIIGVGAMNYPAEYQGAAAETLSKLGISKILTLTSTYDHRIIQGAQSGDFLRIVHSKLIGEDGFYDRVFAALRVPYEPVRWTTDVYSDSEDDLGKPARIAELIHAYRSRGHLLADTDPLAYRQRKHPDLDVQNHQLTLWDLDRTFPTGGFGGKSKMLLRDILGLLRNSYCRTIGAEYMHLHDGAQRRWFQQRLESGWAKPDVEEQKRILRTLNAAEAFETFLQTKFVGQKRFSLEGGESLIPLLDRVLERAAEESLDEVSIGMPHRGRLNVLANIAGKSYAQIFAEFEGNQDPRTVQGSGDVKYHLGTEGTFTASTGSTTKVYLAANPSHLEAVNGVLEGVARAKQDRIDLGGAGFSVLPLLIHGDAAFAGQGVVTETLQLSQLRGYRTGGTVHVLINNQVGFTTGASASRSTLYSTDVAKGLQVPIFHVNGDDPEAVARVAELAFDYRQEFNKDVIIDMVCYRRRGHNEGDDPSMTQPVMYSLIEKKRSVRKLYTEALVGRGDLTEDEAEEALQHYKSELERVFTEARSSNGAQSSETQVAGLERPESQMEDAGVIIGWQTAVPGKVLEHIGSAHTRPPEGFNVHPKLNQLLEKRAQMSTDGAVDWAFGEILAFGSLLMEGTPVRLTGQDSRRGTFVQRHAVMHDRLNGAEWTPLMYLTPDQAKFWVYDSSLSEYACLAFEYGYSVERPDALVLWEAQFGDFVNGAQIVIDEFISAAEQKWGQSSSVVLLLPHGYEGQGPDHSSARKERFLQLSAEDNMIVAEPSTPANYFHLLRRQAYQRPRRPLVVFTPKQLLRLKAATSTIEDFASGTFQPVIGDSTVDPAGVDRVLLCSGRVYYDLLAERTKREDTSTALVRIEQLYPLDADAIAAELGRYENAEFVWVQDEPRNQGAWTYLITRLPAYVPVVAKRGMRVISRPASAAPSAGTAKVHQAEQAALLEEAFAR
- a CDS encoding response regulator transcription factor, with translation MPAAAPGSASTVVLVVEDEPEIATQIARRLEAEGWVPHTASDGLDGVRAAEALHPDLIVLDVMLPGIDGLEVCRRIQAAHAGAGTAAPPILMLTARDDETDMIIGLGVGADDYMTKPFSMRELLARLKVLLRRVERARQAPVTESGSTPLTLGDLVIDRAARRVSRADDEAHLTPTEFDLLVCLAQSPKTVLSRERLLAEVWDWADASGTRTVDSHVKALRRKLGSDLIRTVHGVGYALEPNPEPGAH
- a CDS encoding HAMP domain-containing sensor histidine kinase codes for the protein MRSRRHLRHARTAVNWRDRIDGLYGDFRPLDPVRSIKMKLIVIIGATVALFTLVTWIGDRFDFGVLRTFPVALVCSLVLTQILARGMTRPLREMTAAAGAMARGDYSQQVHTDSQDEVGQLAAAFNSMAQDLDTLDTQRREMVANVSHELRTPVAALRAQLENLADGVVDPDPKELEAALTQVERLSRLISYLLDLSRLEAGAADLDLADVAVGPFLRDVVTQARHAADETGRDLNWEVSTTPEGLHLRADEERLRQVISNLLQNASRHSPRGGTIWLTGRAEPSRSTVVIEVLDEGPGIPVADRQKVFERFERGNAPGQRGGQSTGGTGLGLAIARWAVTLHGGTIAVADPPHGSGAMIRVTLPGAGSVRDAARPSQGDA